A single Macaca mulatta isolate MMU2019108-1 chromosome 15, T2T-MMU8v2.0, whole genome shotgun sequence DNA region contains:
- the NSMF gene encoding NMDA receptor synaptonuclear signaling and neuronal migration factor isoform X9 yields MGAAASRRRALRSEAMSSVAAKVRAARAFGEYLSQSHPENRNGADHLLADAYSGHDGSPEMQPAPQNKRRLSLVSNGCYEGSLSEEPGIRKPAGEGPQPRVYTISGEPALLPSPEAEAIELAVVKGRRQRHPHHHSQPLRASPGGSREDVSRPCQSWAGSRQGSKECPGCAQLAPGPTPRAFGLDQPPLPETSGRRKKLERMYSVDRVSDDIPIRTWFPKENLFSFQTATTTMQAISVFRGYAERKRRKRENDSASVIQRNFRKHLRMVGSRRVKAQTFAERRERSFSRSWSDPTPMKADTSHDSRDSSDLQSSHCTLDEAFEDLDWDTEKGLEAVACDTEGFVPPKVMLISSKVPKAEYIPTIIRRDDPSIIPILYDHEHATFEDILEEIERKLNVYHKGAKIWKMLIFCQGGPGHLYLLKNKVATFAKVEKEEDMIHFWKRLSRLMSKVNPEPNVIHIMGCYILGNPNGEKLFQNLRTLMTPYRVTFESPLELSAQGKQMIETYFDFRLYRLWKSRQHSKLLDFDDVL; encoded by the exons ATGGGCGCCGCCGCCTCCAGGAGGAGGGCGCTGAGGAGCGAGGCCATGTCCTCGGTGGCGGCCAAAGTGCG AGCAGCTCGAGCGTTTGGAGAGTACCTGTCCCAGAGTCACCCTGAGAACCGCAACGGCGCAG ATCACCTGCTGGCTGATGCCTACTCTGGCCACGACGGGTCCCCCGAGATGCAGCCGGCCCCCCAGAACAAGCGCCGCCTGTCCCTCGTCTCCAACGGCTGCTACGAGGGCAGCCTCTCAGAGGAGCCCGGCATTAGGAAGCCCGCAGGCGAGGGCCCCCAGCCTCGAGTGTACACCATCTCTGGGGAGCCTGCCCTGCTGCCCAGCCCCGAGGCGGAGGCCATTGAGCTGGCGGTGGTGAAGGGGCGGCGGCAGCGGCACCctcaccaccacagccagccccTGCGCGCCAGCCCTGGCGGCAGCCGGGAGGATGTCAGCAGGCCCTGCCAGAGCTGGGCGGGCAGCCGCCAGGGCTCCAAGGAATGCCCCGGATGTGCACAGCTGGCTCCTGGCCCCACCCCTCGGGCCTTTGGTCTGGACCAGCCGCCTCTGCCTGAGACCTCTGGCCGCCGCAAGAAGCTGGAGAGGATGTACAGTGTTGACCGTGTGTCTG aCGACATCCCCATTCGTACCTGGTTCCCCAAGGAAAATCTTTTCAGCTTCCAGACAGCAACCACAACTATGCAAGC CATCTC GGTGTTCAGGGGCTACGCGGAGAGGAAGCGCCGGAAACGGGAGAATGATTCCGCGTCTGTAATCCAGAG GAACTTCCGCAAACACCTGCGCATGGTCGGCAGCCGGAGGGTGAAGGCCCAGA CGTTCGCTGAGCGGCGCGAGCGGAGCTTCAGCCGGTCCTGGAGCGACCCCACCCCCATGAAAGCCGATACTTCCCACGACTCCCGAGACA GCAGTGACCTGCAGAGCTCCCACTGCACGCTGGACGAGGCCTTCGAGGACTTGGACTGGGACACGGAGAAGGGCCTGGAGGCCGTGGCGTGCGACACCGAGGGCTTCGTGCCACCAAAGGTCATG CTCATTTCCTCCAAGGTGCCCAAGGCTGAGTACATCCCCACCATCATCCGCCGGGACGACCCCTCCATCATCCCCATCCTCTAC GACCATGAGCACGCAACCTTCGAGGACATCCTTG AGGAGATAGAGAGGAAGCTGAATGTCTACCACAAGGGAGCCAAGATCTGGAAGATGCTGATTTTCTGCCAG GGAGGCCCTGGACACCTCTATCTGCTCAAGAACAAGGTGGCCACCTTTGCCAAAGTGGAGAAGGAAGAGGACATGATTCA CTTCTGGAAGCGGCTGAGCCGCCTGATGAGTAAAGTGAACCCAGAGCCGAACGTCATCCACATCATGGGCTGCTACATTCTGGGGAACCCCAATGGGGAGAAG CTGTTCCAGAACCTCAGGACCCTCATGACTCCTTATAGGGTCACCTTCGAGTCACCCCTGGAGCTCTCAGCCCAAG GGAAGCAGATGATCGAGACGTACTTTGACTTCCGGCTGTATCGCCTTTGGAAGAGCCGCCAGCACTCGAAGCTGCTGGACTTTGACGACGTCTTGTGA
- the NSMF gene encoding NMDA receptor synaptonuclear signaling and neuronal migration factor isoform X13 produces MGAAASRRRALRSEAMSSVAAKVRAARAFGEYLSQSHPENRNGADHLLADAYSGHDGSPEMQPAPQNKRRLSLVSNGCYEGSLSEEPGIRKPAGEGPQPRVYTISGEPALLPSPEAEAIELAVVKGRRQRHPHHHSQPLRASPGGSREDVSRPCQSWAGSRQGSKECPGCAQLAPGPTPRAFGLDQPPLPETSGRRKKLERMYSVDRVSDDIPIRTWFPKENLFSFQTATTTMQANFRKHLRMVGSRRVKAQTFAERRERSFSRSWSDPTPMKADTSHDSRDSSDLQSSHCTLDEAFEDLDWDTEKGLEAVACDTEGFVPPKVMLISSKVPKAEYIPTIIRRDDPSIIPILYDHEHATFEDILEEIERKLNVYHKGAKIWKMLIFCQGGPGHLYLLKNKVATFAKVEKEEDMIHFWKRLSRLMSKVNPEPNVIHIMGCYILGNPNGEKLFQNLRTLMTPYRVTFESPLELSAQGKQMIETYFDFRLYRLWKSRQHSKLLDFDDVL; encoded by the exons ATGGGCGCCGCCGCCTCCAGGAGGAGGGCGCTGAGGAGCGAGGCCATGTCCTCGGTGGCGGCCAAAGTGCG AGCAGCTCGAGCGTTTGGAGAGTACCTGTCCCAGAGTCACCCTGAGAACCGCAACGGCGCAG ATCACCTGCTGGCTGATGCCTACTCTGGCCACGACGGGTCCCCCGAGATGCAGCCGGCCCCCCAGAACAAGCGCCGCCTGTCCCTCGTCTCCAACGGCTGCTACGAGGGCAGCCTCTCAGAGGAGCCCGGCATTAGGAAGCCCGCAGGCGAGGGCCCCCAGCCTCGAGTGTACACCATCTCTGGGGAGCCTGCCCTGCTGCCCAGCCCCGAGGCGGAGGCCATTGAGCTGGCGGTGGTGAAGGGGCGGCGGCAGCGGCACCctcaccaccacagccagccccTGCGCGCCAGCCCTGGCGGCAGCCGGGAGGATGTCAGCAGGCCCTGCCAGAGCTGGGCGGGCAGCCGCCAGGGCTCCAAGGAATGCCCCGGATGTGCACAGCTGGCTCCTGGCCCCACCCCTCGGGCCTTTGGTCTGGACCAGCCGCCTCTGCCTGAGACCTCTGGCCGCCGCAAGAAGCTGGAGAGGATGTACAGTGTTGACCGTGTGTCTG aCGACATCCCCATTCGTACCTGGTTCCCCAAGGAAAATCTTTTCAGCTTCCAGACAGCAACCACAACTATGCAAGC GAACTTCCGCAAACACCTGCGCATGGTCGGCAGCCGGAGGGTGAAGGCCCAGA CGTTCGCTGAGCGGCGCGAGCGGAGCTTCAGCCGGTCCTGGAGCGACCCCACCCCCATGAAAGCCGATACTTCCCACGACTCCCGAGACA GCAGTGACCTGCAGAGCTCCCACTGCACGCTGGACGAGGCCTTCGAGGACTTGGACTGGGACACGGAGAAGGGCCTGGAGGCCGTGGCGTGCGACACCGAGGGCTTCGTGCCACCAAAGGTCATG CTCATTTCCTCCAAGGTGCCCAAGGCTGAGTACATCCCCACCATCATCCGCCGGGACGACCCCTCCATCATCCCCATCCTCTAC GACCATGAGCACGCAACCTTCGAGGACATCCTTG AGGAGATAGAGAGGAAGCTGAATGTCTACCACAAGGGAGCCAAGATCTGGAAGATGCTGATTTTCTGCCAG GGAGGCCCTGGACACCTCTATCTGCTCAAGAACAAGGTGGCCACCTTTGCCAAAGTGGAGAAGGAAGAGGACATGATTCA CTTCTGGAAGCGGCTGAGCCGCCTGATGAGTAAAGTGAACCCAGAGCCGAACGTCATCCACATCATGGGCTGCTACATTCTGGGGAACCCCAATGGGGAGAAG CTGTTCCAGAACCTCAGGACCCTCATGACTCCTTATAGGGTCACCTTCGAGTCACCCCTGGAGCTCTCAGCCCAAG GGAAGCAGATGATCGAGACGTACTTTGACTTCCGGCTGTATCGCCTTTGGAAGAGCCGCCAGCACTCGAAGCTGCTGGACTTTGACGACGTCTTGTGA
- the NSMF gene encoding NMDA receptor synaptonuclear signaling and neuronal migration factor isoform X20: MGAAASRRRALRSEAMSSVAAKVRAARAFGEYLSQSHPENRNGADHLLADAYSGHDGSPEMQPAPQNKRRLSLVSNGCYEGSLSEEPGIRKPAGEGPQPRVYTISGEPALLPSPEAEAIELAVVKGRRQRHPHHHSQPLRASPGGSREDVSRPCQSWAGSRQGSKECPGCAQLAPGPTPRAFGLDQPPLPETSGRRKKLERMYSVDRVSDDIPIRTWFPKENLFSFQTATTTMQANFRKHLRMVGSRRVKAQSSDLQSSHCTLDEAFEDLDWDTEKGLEAVACDTEGFVPPKVMLISSKVPKAEYIPTIIRRDDPSIIPILYDHEHATFEDILEEIERKLNVYHKGAKIWKMLIFCQGGPGHLYLLKNKVATFAKVEKEEDMIHFWKRLSRLMSKVNPEPNVIHIMGCYILGNPNGEKLFQNLRTLMTPYRVTFESPLELSAQGKQMIETYFDFRLYRLWKSRQHSKLLDFDDVL; encoded by the exons ATGGGCGCCGCCGCCTCCAGGAGGAGGGCGCTGAGGAGCGAGGCCATGTCCTCGGTGGCGGCCAAAGTGCG AGCAGCTCGAGCGTTTGGAGAGTACCTGTCCCAGAGTCACCCTGAGAACCGCAACGGCGCAG ATCACCTGCTGGCTGATGCCTACTCTGGCCACGACGGGTCCCCCGAGATGCAGCCGGCCCCCCAGAACAAGCGCCGCCTGTCCCTCGTCTCCAACGGCTGCTACGAGGGCAGCCTCTCAGAGGAGCCCGGCATTAGGAAGCCCGCAGGCGAGGGCCCCCAGCCTCGAGTGTACACCATCTCTGGGGAGCCTGCCCTGCTGCCCAGCCCCGAGGCGGAGGCCATTGAGCTGGCGGTGGTGAAGGGGCGGCGGCAGCGGCACCctcaccaccacagccagccccTGCGCGCCAGCCCTGGCGGCAGCCGGGAGGATGTCAGCAGGCCCTGCCAGAGCTGGGCGGGCAGCCGCCAGGGCTCCAAGGAATGCCCCGGATGTGCACAGCTGGCTCCTGGCCCCACCCCTCGGGCCTTTGGTCTGGACCAGCCGCCTCTGCCTGAGACCTCTGGCCGCCGCAAGAAGCTGGAGAGGATGTACAGTGTTGACCGTGTGTCTG aCGACATCCCCATTCGTACCTGGTTCCCCAAGGAAAATCTTTTCAGCTTCCAGACAGCAACCACAACTATGCAAGC GAACTTCCGCAAACACCTGCGCATGGTCGGCAGCCGGAGGGTGAAGGCCCAGA GCAGTGACCTGCAGAGCTCCCACTGCACGCTGGACGAGGCCTTCGAGGACTTGGACTGGGACACGGAGAAGGGCCTGGAGGCCGTGGCGTGCGACACCGAGGGCTTCGTGCCACCAAAGGTCATG CTCATTTCCTCCAAGGTGCCCAAGGCTGAGTACATCCCCACCATCATCCGCCGGGACGACCCCTCCATCATCCCCATCCTCTAC GACCATGAGCACGCAACCTTCGAGGACATCCTTG AGGAGATAGAGAGGAAGCTGAATGTCTACCACAAGGGAGCCAAGATCTGGAAGATGCTGATTTTCTGCCAG GGAGGCCCTGGACACCTCTATCTGCTCAAGAACAAGGTGGCCACCTTTGCCAAAGTGGAGAAGGAAGAGGACATGATTCA CTTCTGGAAGCGGCTGAGCCGCCTGATGAGTAAAGTGAACCCAGAGCCGAACGTCATCCACATCATGGGCTGCTACATTCTGGGGAACCCCAATGGGGAGAAG CTGTTCCAGAACCTCAGGACCCTCATGACTCCTTATAGGGTCACCTTCGAGTCACCCCTGGAGCTCTCAGCCCAAG GGAAGCAGATGATCGAGACGTACTTTGACTTCCGGCTGTATCGCCTTTGGAAGAGCCGCCAGCACTCGAAGCTGCTGGACTTTGACGACGTCTTGTGA
- the NSMF gene encoding NMDA receptor synaptonuclear signaling and neuronal migration factor isoform X5, translated as MGAAASRRRALRSEAMSSVAAKVRAARAFGEYLSQSHPENRNGADHLLADAYSGHDGSPEMQPAPQNKRRLSLVSNGCYEGSLSEEPGIRKPAGEGPQPRVYTISGEPALLPSPEAEAIELAVVKGRRQRHPHHHSQPLRASPGGSREDVSRPCQSWAGSRQGSKECPGCAQLAPGPTPRAFGLDQPPLPETSGRRKKLERMYSVDRVSDDIPIRTWFPKENLFSFQTATTTMQAADSRWFPRVFRGYAERKRRKRENDSASVIQRNFRKHLRMVGSRRVKAQTFAERRERSFSRSWSDPTPMKADTSHDSRDSSDLQSSHCTLDEAFEDLDWDTEKGLEAVACDTEGFVPPKVMLISSKVPKAEYIPTIIRRDDPSIIPILYDHEHATFEDILEEIERKLNVYHKGAKIWKMLIFCQGGPGHLYLLKNKVATFAKVEKEEDMIHFWKRLSRLMSKVNPEPNVIHIMGCYILGNPNGEKLFQNLRTLMTPYRVTFESPLELSAQGKQMIETYFDFRLYRLWKSRQHSKLLDFDDVL; from the exons ATGGGCGCCGCCGCCTCCAGGAGGAGGGCGCTGAGGAGCGAGGCCATGTCCTCGGTGGCGGCCAAAGTGCG AGCAGCTCGAGCGTTTGGAGAGTACCTGTCCCAGAGTCACCCTGAGAACCGCAACGGCGCAG ATCACCTGCTGGCTGATGCCTACTCTGGCCACGACGGGTCCCCCGAGATGCAGCCGGCCCCCCAGAACAAGCGCCGCCTGTCCCTCGTCTCCAACGGCTGCTACGAGGGCAGCCTCTCAGAGGAGCCCGGCATTAGGAAGCCCGCAGGCGAGGGCCCCCAGCCTCGAGTGTACACCATCTCTGGGGAGCCTGCCCTGCTGCCCAGCCCCGAGGCGGAGGCCATTGAGCTGGCGGTGGTGAAGGGGCGGCGGCAGCGGCACCctcaccaccacagccagccccTGCGCGCCAGCCCTGGCGGCAGCCGGGAGGATGTCAGCAGGCCCTGCCAGAGCTGGGCGGGCAGCCGCCAGGGCTCCAAGGAATGCCCCGGATGTGCACAGCTGGCTCCTGGCCCCACCCCTCGGGCCTTTGGTCTGGACCAGCCGCCTCTGCCTGAGACCTCTGGCCGCCGCAAGAAGCTGGAGAGGATGTACAGTGTTGACCGTGTGTCTG aCGACATCCCCATTCGTACCTGGTTCCCCAAGGAAAATCTTTTCAGCTTCCAGACAGCAACCACAACTATGCAAGC TGCTGACTCGCGGTGGTTTCCCAGGGTGTTCAGGGGCTACGCGGAGAGGAAGCGCCGGAAACGGGAGAATGATTCCGCGTCTGTAATCCAGAG GAACTTCCGCAAACACCTGCGCATGGTCGGCAGCCGGAGGGTGAAGGCCCAGA CGTTCGCTGAGCGGCGCGAGCGGAGCTTCAGCCGGTCCTGGAGCGACCCCACCCCCATGAAAGCCGATACTTCCCACGACTCCCGAGACA GCAGTGACCTGCAGAGCTCCCACTGCACGCTGGACGAGGCCTTCGAGGACTTGGACTGGGACACGGAGAAGGGCCTGGAGGCCGTGGCGTGCGACACCGAGGGCTTCGTGCCACCAAAGGTCATG CTCATTTCCTCCAAGGTGCCCAAGGCTGAGTACATCCCCACCATCATCCGCCGGGACGACCCCTCCATCATCCCCATCCTCTAC GACCATGAGCACGCAACCTTCGAGGACATCCTTG AGGAGATAGAGAGGAAGCTGAATGTCTACCACAAGGGAGCCAAGATCTGGAAGATGCTGATTTTCTGCCAG GGAGGCCCTGGACACCTCTATCTGCTCAAGAACAAGGTGGCCACCTTTGCCAAAGTGGAGAAGGAAGAGGACATGATTCA CTTCTGGAAGCGGCTGAGCCGCCTGATGAGTAAAGTGAACCCAGAGCCGAACGTCATCCACATCATGGGCTGCTACATTCTGGGGAACCCCAATGGGGAGAAG CTGTTCCAGAACCTCAGGACCCTCATGACTCCTTATAGGGTCACCTTCGAGTCACCCCTGGAGCTCTCAGCCCAAG GGAAGCAGATGATCGAGACGTACTTTGACTTCCGGCTGTATCGCCTTTGGAAGAGCCGCCAGCACTCGAAGCTGCTGGACTTTGACGACGTCTTGTGA
- the NSMF gene encoding NMDA receptor synaptonuclear signaling and neuronal migration factor isoform X21, whose product MQPAPQNKRRLSLVSNGCYEGSLSEEPGIRKPAGEGPQPRVYTISGEPALLPSPEAEAIELAVVKGRRQRHPHHHSQPLRASPGGSREDVSRPCQSWAGSRQGSKECPGCAQLAPGPTPRAFGLDQPPLPETSGRRKKLERMYSVDRVSDDIPIRTWFPKENLFSFQTATTTMQAVFRGYAERKRRKRENDSASVIQRNFRKHLRMVGSRRVKAQTFAERRERSFSRSWSDPTPMKADTSHDSRDSSDLQSSHCTLDEAFEDLDWDTEKGLEAVACDTEGFVPPKVMLISSKVPKAEYIPTIIRRDDPSIIPILYDHEHATFEDILEEIERKLNVYHKGAKIWKMLIFCQGGPGHLYLLKNKVATFAKVEKEEDMIHFWKRLSRLMSKVNPEPNVIHIMGCYILGNPNGEKLFQNLRTLMTPYRVTFESPLELSAQGKQMIETYFDFRLYRLWKSRQHSKLLDFDDVL is encoded by the exons ATGCAGCCGGCCCCCCAGAACAAGCGCCGCCTGTCCCTCGTCTCCAACGGCTGCTACGAGGGCAGCCTCTCAGAGGAGCCCGGCATTAGGAAGCCCGCAGGCGAGGGCCCCCAGCCTCGAGTGTACACCATCTCTGGGGAGCCTGCCCTGCTGCCCAGCCCCGAGGCGGAGGCCATTGAGCTGGCGGTGGTGAAGGGGCGGCGGCAGCGGCACCctcaccaccacagccagccccTGCGCGCCAGCCCTGGCGGCAGCCGGGAGGATGTCAGCAGGCCCTGCCAGAGCTGGGCGGGCAGCCGCCAGGGCTCCAAGGAATGCCCCGGATGTGCACAGCTGGCTCCTGGCCCCACCCCTCGGGCCTTTGGTCTGGACCAGCCGCCTCTGCCTGAGACCTCTGGCCGCCGCAAGAAGCTGGAGAGGATGTACAGTGTTGACCGTGTGTCTG aCGACATCCCCATTCGTACCTGGTTCCCCAAGGAAAATCTTTTCAGCTTCCAGACAGCAACCACAACTATGCAAGC GGTGTTCAGGGGCTACGCGGAGAGGAAGCGCCGGAAACGGGAGAATGATTCCGCGTCTGTAATCCAGAG GAACTTCCGCAAACACCTGCGCATGGTCGGCAGCCGGAGGGTGAAGGCCCAGA CGTTCGCTGAGCGGCGCGAGCGGAGCTTCAGCCGGTCCTGGAGCGACCCCACCCCCATGAAAGCCGATACTTCCCACGACTCCCGAGACA GCAGTGACCTGCAGAGCTCCCACTGCACGCTGGACGAGGCCTTCGAGGACTTGGACTGGGACACGGAGAAGGGCCTGGAGGCCGTGGCGTGCGACACCGAGGGCTTCGTGCCACCAAAGGTCATG CTCATTTCCTCCAAGGTGCCCAAGGCTGAGTACATCCCCACCATCATCCGCCGGGACGACCCCTCCATCATCCCCATCCTCTAC GACCATGAGCACGCAACCTTCGAGGACATCCTTG AGGAGATAGAGAGGAAGCTGAATGTCTACCACAAGGGAGCCAAGATCTGGAAGATGCTGATTTTCTGCCAG GGAGGCCCTGGACACCTCTATCTGCTCAAGAACAAGGTGGCCACCTTTGCCAAAGTGGAGAAGGAAGAGGACATGATTCA CTTCTGGAAGCGGCTGAGCCGCCTGATGAGTAAAGTGAACCCAGAGCCGAACGTCATCCACATCATGGGCTGCTACATTCTGGGGAACCCCAATGGGGAGAAG CTGTTCCAGAACCTCAGGACCCTCATGACTCCTTATAGGGTCACCTTCGAGTCACCCCTGGAGCTCTCAGCCCAAG GGAAGCAGATGATCGAGACGTACTTTGACTTCCGGCTGTATCGCCTTTGGAAGAGCCGCCAGCACTCGAAGCTGCTGGACTTTGACGACGTCTTGTGA
- the NSMF gene encoding NMDA receptor synaptonuclear signaling and neuronal migration factor isoform X23 has translation MQPAPQNKRRLSLVSNGCYEGSLSEEPGIRKPAGEGPQPRVYTISGEPALLPSPEAEAIELAVVKGRRQRHPHHHSQPLRASPGGSREDVSRPCQSWAGSRQGSKECPGCAQLAPGPTPRAFGLDQPPLPETSGRRKKLERMYSVDRVSDDIPIRTWFPKENLFSFQTATTTMQAVFRGYAERKRRKRENDSASVIQRNFRKHLRMVGSRRVKAQSSDLQSSHCTLDEAFEDLDWDTEKGLEAVACDTEGFVPPKVMLISSKVPKAEYIPTIIRRDDPSIIPILYDHEHATFEDILEEIERKLNVYHKGAKIWKMLIFCQGGPGHLYLLKNKVATFAKVEKEEDMIHFWKRLSRLMSKVNPEPNVIHIMGCYILGNPNGEKLFQNLRTLMTPYRVTFESPLELSAQGKQMIETYFDFRLYRLWKSRQHSKLLDFDDVL, from the exons ATGCAGCCGGCCCCCCAGAACAAGCGCCGCCTGTCCCTCGTCTCCAACGGCTGCTACGAGGGCAGCCTCTCAGAGGAGCCCGGCATTAGGAAGCCCGCAGGCGAGGGCCCCCAGCCTCGAGTGTACACCATCTCTGGGGAGCCTGCCCTGCTGCCCAGCCCCGAGGCGGAGGCCATTGAGCTGGCGGTGGTGAAGGGGCGGCGGCAGCGGCACCctcaccaccacagccagccccTGCGCGCCAGCCCTGGCGGCAGCCGGGAGGATGTCAGCAGGCCCTGCCAGAGCTGGGCGGGCAGCCGCCAGGGCTCCAAGGAATGCCCCGGATGTGCACAGCTGGCTCCTGGCCCCACCCCTCGGGCCTTTGGTCTGGACCAGCCGCCTCTGCCTGAGACCTCTGGCCGCCGCAAGAAGCTGGAGAGGATGTACAGTGTTGACCGTGTGTCTG aCGACATCCCCATTCGTACCTGGTTCCCCAAGGAAAATCTTTTCAGCTTCCAGACAGCAACCACAACTATGCAAGC GGTGTTCAGGGGCTACGCGGAGAGGAAGCGCCGGAAACGGGAGAATGATTCCGCGTCTGTAATCCAGAG GAACTTCCGCAAACACCTGCGCATGGTCGGCAGCCGGAGGGTGAAGGCCCAGA GCAGTGACCTGCAGAGCTCCCACTGCACGCTGGACGAGGCCTTCGAGGACTTGGACTGGGACACGGAGAAGGGCCTGGAGGCCGTGGCGTGCGACACCGAGGGCTTCGTGCCACCAAAGGTCATG CTCATTTCCTCCAAGGTGCCCAAGGCTGAGTACATCCCCACCATCATCCGCCGGGACGACCCCTCCATCATCCCCATCCTCTAC GACCATGAGCACGCAACCTTCGAGGACATCCTTG AGGAGATAGAGAGGAAGCTGAATGTCTACCACAAGGGAGCCAAGATCTGGAAGATGCTGATTTTCTGCCAG GGAGGCCCTGGACACCTCTATCTGCTCAAGAACAAGGTGGCCACCTTTGCCAAAGTGGAGAAGGAAGAGGACATGATTCA CTTCTGGAAGCGGCTGAGCCGCCTGATGAGTAAAGTGAACCCAGAGCCGAACGTCATCCACATCATGGGCTGCTACATTCTGGGGAACCCCAATGGGGAGAAG CTGTTCCAGAACCTCAGGACCCTCATGACTCCTTATAGGGTCACCTTCGAGTCACCCCTGGAGCTCTCAGCCCAAG GGAAGCAGATGATCGAGACGTACTTTGACTTCCGGCTGTATCGCCTTTGGAAGAGCCGCCAGCACTCGAAGCTGCTGGACTTTGACGACGTCTTGTGA
- the NSMF gene encoding NMDA receptor synaptonuclear signaling and neuronal migration factor isoform X22, with protein MQPAPQNKRRLSLVSNGCYEGSLSEEPGIRKPAGEGPQPRVYTISGEPALLPSPEAEAIELAVVKGRRQRHPHHHSQPLRASPGGSREDVSRPCQSWAGSRQGSKECPGCAQLAPGPTPRAFGLDQPPLPETSGRRKKLERMYSVDRVSDDIPIRTWFPKENLFSFQTATTTMQANFRKHLRMVGSRRVKAQTFAERRERSFSRSWSDPTPMKADTSHDSRDSSDLQSSHCTLDEAFEDLDWDTEKGLEAVACDTEGFVPPKVMLISSKVPKAEYIPTIIRRDDPSIIPILYDHEHATFEDILEEIERKLNVYHKGAKIWKMLIFCQGGPGHLYLLKNKVATFAKVEKEEDMIHFWKRLSRLMSKVNPEPNVIHIMGCYILGNPNGEKLFQNLRTLMTPYRVTFESPLELSAQGKQMIETYFDFRLYRLWKSRQHSKLLDFDDVL; from the exons ATGCAGCCGGCCCCCCAGAACAAGCGCCGCCTGTCCCTCGTCTCCAACGGCTGCTACGAGGGCAGCCTCTCAGAGGAGCCCGGCATTAGGAAGCCCGCAGGCGAGGGCCCCCAGCCTCGAGTGTACACCATCTCTGGGGAGCCTGCCCTGCTGCCCAGCCCCGAGGCGGAGGCCATTGAGCTGGCGGTGGTGAAGGGGCGGCGGCAGCGGCACCctcaccaccacagccagccccTGCGCGCCAGCCCTGGCGGCAGCCGGGAGGATGTCAGCAGGCCCTGCCAGAGCTGGGCGGGCAGCCGCCAGGGCTCCAAGGAATGCCCCGGATGTGCACAGCTGGCTCCTGGCCCCACCCCTCGGGCCTTTGGTCTGGACCAGCCGCCTCTGCCTGAGACCTCTGGCCGCCGCAAGAAGCTGGAGAGGATGTACAGTGTTGACCGTGTGTCTG aCGACATCCCCATTCGTACCTGGTTCCCCAAGGAAAATCTTTTCAGCTTCCAGACAGCAACCACAACTATGCAAGC GAACTTCCGCAAACACCTGCGCATGGTCGGCAGCCGGAGGGTGAAGGCCCAGA CGTTCGCTGAGCGGCGCGAGCGGAGCTTCAGCCGGTCCTGGAGCGACCCCACCCCCATGAAAGCCGATACTTCCCACGACTCCCGAGACA GCAGTGACCTGCAGAGCTCCCACTGCACGCTGGACGAGGCCTTCGAGGACTTGGACTGGGACACGGAGAAGGGCCTGGAGGCCGTGGCGTGCGACACCGAGGGCTTCGTGCCACCAAAGGTCATG CTCATTTCCTCCAAGGTGCCCAAGGCTGAGTACATCCCCACCATCATCCGCCGGGACGACCCCTCCATCATCCCCATCCTCTAC GACCATGAGCACGCAACCTTCGAGGACATCCTTG AGGAGATAGAGAGGAAGCTGAATGTCTACCACAAGGGAGCCAAGATCTGGAAGATGCTGATTTTCTGCCAG GGAGGCCCTGGACACCTCTATCTGCTCAAGAACAAGGTGGCCACCTTTGCCAAAGTGGAGAAGGAAGAGGACATGATTCA CTTCTGGAAGCGGCTGAGCCGCCTGATGAGTAAAGTGAACCCAGAGCCGAACGTCATCCACATCATGGGCTGCTACATTCTGGGGAACCCCAATGGGGAGAAG CTGTTCCAGAACCTCAGGACCCTCATGACTCCTTATAGGGTCACCTTCGAGTCACCCCTGGAGCTCTCAGCCCAAG GGAAGCAGATGATCGAGACGTACTTTGACTTCCGGCTGTATCGCCTTTGGAAGAGCCGCCAGCACTCGAAGCTGCTGGACTTTGACGACGTCTTGTGA